The following coding sequences lie in one Rutidosis leptorrhynchoides isolate AG116_Rl617_1_P2 chromosome 4, CSIRO_AGI_Rlap_v1, whole genome shotgun sequence genomic window:
- the LOC139842515 gene encoding uncharacterized protein produces MVKAYRGSDFEDHLSVFRRTLRASYNYLEQVGFHKWSRSRAEHVRYSYLTSNSVESVNALSKHARKLPVCMLFEFFRASVQDWYFKHRNQSISLTSTVTPYAECKLGKRTRKSRRWQAIPSTNNLIEVRDGRKNGMVNLDDKVCSCGQ; encoded by the coding sequence ATGGTGAAAGCTTACCGTGGGTCGGATTTTGAAGATCATCTTAGTGTATTTCGAAGAACATTGAGAGCGTCTTACAATTATTTAGAACAAGTTGGTTTCCACAAATGGTCCAGAAGTAGAGCTgaacatgttaggtattcataccttactagcaacagtgtagagtctgttaACGCACTATCCAAACATGCTCGAAAACTACCTGTTTGCATGTTGTTTGAGTTTTTTCGTGCTTCAgtacaagattggtatttcaaacatcgcaaccagTCGATTAGTCTTACTTCAACGGTTACCCCATATGCCGAATGTAAACTAGGCAAGAGGACGAGAAAATCTAGAAGATGGCaagcaattccatcgacaaacaatctaatagaaGTGCGAGATGGCAGAAAAAATGGAATGGTTAATCTCGACGATAAAGTATGTTCATGTGGGCAGTGA